One Skermanella sp. TT6 genomic window, ATCATCAATTCAAACCATTCTGTTCATGTTTCCCGCCGCCCGATCCGGCCGATATTCCGGCGACCCCTGGCCGTGATGCTGGCGGTCCTGTCCTCATCGGTCCTTCAGGCCGGTCCCGCGCTGGCCCAGGCGGCCGACACGGCCGGCGACCTGGCGGCCCGGCTGGCCGCGGTGGAGACCTTCCAGACCAACCTCAACTATGTCTGGGTCATGGCGGCCGCGGCCCTCGTCATGCTGATGCAGGTCGGGTTCCTGCTGCTCGAGGCCGGGCTGGTGCGCTCCAAGAACTCGGTCAACGTCGCCCAGAAGAACCTGGTCGATTTCGTCCTGGCCGTGGGCATCTTCGGGATGGTCGGATTCGCCCTGATGTTCGGCGCCGACCAGGCCGGCCTGATCGGCTGGAGCACCGGCATGATGCTGTTCAACCACTCCAGCGACTGGGACTACGCCTTCTTCATCTTCCAGCTCGTGTTCTGCGGCACCGCGGCCACCATCGTGTCCGGCGCCGTGGCGGAGCGGATGCGGTTCGGCAGCTATCTCTGGGCGACGGTCTTCGTCTCGGCGGTCATATACCCGGTGTTCGGCCACTGGGCCTGGGGCAACCTGCTGGACACGGGCAACCACGCCTTCCTGGGCAGCCAGGGCTTCATCGACTTCGCGGGATCGACGGTGGTGCATTCGATCGGCGGCTGGGTGGCGCTGGCGGCCGTGATCGTGATGGGTCCCCGGATCGGCCGGTTCGACCGGCACGGCCGGCCGGTCAAGATCCACGGCCACAGCCCGGTGCTGGCGACCTCCGGCGCGCTGATCCTGTGGGTCGGCTGGATCGGCTTCAACGGCGGCTCGACCCTGGCCGGCACGCCGCAGTTCGCCCACATCGTGTTCAACACCATCGTGTCCGGCGCCATGGGCGGCCTGTCCGGCATGTTCGCCGGCCGGCTGGTCGACCACAACTGGCGGGTCGACCGGGTGATCAACGGCGTGCTCGGCGGGCTGGTCGGGATCACCGCCGGGTGCGACGCGGTCACCTCCGGCGGGGCCGTCTTCATCGGGCTGTCGAGCGGTCTCGTCGTCCTGGTGGCGGGCGAGCTGCTGGAACGTGTGTTCAAGCTGGACGACGCGGTCGGCGCGGTCCCGGTCCATGGCGTCTGCGGCGCCTGGGGTACGCTGATGACGGCTTTCTTCGCGGCCTCCGACAAGCTCCCGGCGGGCGACGCCCTGTCCCAGTTCCTGATCCAGGCGCAGGGGGTGGCGGTCGCCTTCGCCTGGGGCTTCGGCGTCTCGTACCTTTTCTTCAGGCTGCTCAACAGCAACCTGGCCGGCGGCATGCGGGTCTCGCGGGAGGAGGAGCTGCTGGGCCTGAACGAGGCGGAGCACGGCGCCACGCTGGGCACCGGCCAGCTCCTGAACAACATGCTGGCGCTGTCGCGCGGCGGCGCCGACCTGAAGGTGCGGCTGGAGGAGGGCAGCGGCGACGAGGCGTCGGAGCTGGCCTACGCCTACAACCGGCTGATCGACAACATCGAGGCGATCGTCGGCGGCGTCGCGGACGGCGCGCGCGACCTGTCGCGGGCGGCCGACGGCCTGATGGCGCTGTCGTCCGACCTGGCCGCCCAGGCGCACGATGCCACCGCGAAGGCCGCCTCGGTGTCGCGTTCGACCGGCACCATGGCGGAGGACATGGTCAGGATCACCGACGCCGTCGGCGGCGTCCGGGCCAACGCCGACAGCATCGACCGCAGCGCGGCCAGCATGTCGGCCCATATCGAGGCCGCCGCCGCGGATACCCGGCGGGTGACCGAACGGATCTTCTCGATCGAGACCGGCATGGCGGCGGCCAGGCAGGTGGTGGAGCGGGCCATGGACCAGGCCGGCCGGGCCTCCTCGACGGTCGACCAGCTGAGCGTCGCCGCCGGGGCGATCGGCGACGTGCTGCGCCTGATCCGCGAGATCGCCGGGCAGACCAACCTGCTGGCGCTCAACGCCACCATCGAGGCGGCCAGGGCCGGGGAGGCCGGCAAGGGCTTCGCCGTGGTGGCGCAGGAGGTCAAGAACCTCGCCGGCCAGACCGCCCGCGCGGTCGAGGACATCGAGGGCAAGGTCGGCGCCATCCAGGGCGAGGCGGGGGAGGCCGTGTCGGTGATCCGGACCATCACCGAGGTGGTCGGCACCCTGGACGAGGCGGTCCGCTCGGTCTCGGCGGCGCTGGCCGAACAGGCCGACGCCGCACAGCACATCGCCGAGAGCATGGCCAACGCCAGCGGCGAATCGTCCAACGTCGCCGGCTCGATCGGCGAGGTGGCCGAGGCCGCGCGCGGGGCCCTCGCGATCGCCGAGACGGCGGCATCCGACAGCAGCCGCGTCACCGCGGAGGTCCAGGCGATGCGCGGCGCGGCGGAGGCGACCAATGTCCGGGCCGACCAGCTCGCGGCCACGGCCGCGGCGATCGGCGGCATCGCCCAGCGGCTGCGCGAACTGGTCGGGACCCTGGTGGCGGAACCGGGCTCGGTTGCCCGGCCGGCCCTGGCCCCGCCCGCGATGGCGCAAGCCGCGGAATAGCCCGCCGGGACGTCAGCGGGCGGTGTTGCGCCAGCCCTGCACGCCGTCCACCAGGGTCAGCGGCGCGCCCTCGGACAGCCGGATGATGGCCGGCCGCTCCATCTCCAGGTTCCATCCGGCACCGAGCAGGCTGTCCATCAGGCGCCCCTCGATCTGCCGCGAATGGGTGCCGATCACCATGTAGGCCACCCGGCGCGACAGGACGTCGATGCAGGAGTCCACCAGGTCGGCCTCGCCGCCCTGGATATCGACATGCAGCAGGTCGAGCCGCTCGCGGTCGCCGATCACCTCGTCCAGCGGGATCATCGGCAGCTCGTCGTGGCTCCCCGCGGCAAGCGCCCGGCGGCGCTCCTCCTCCGTCGCGTTGAAGATGGGCTCCAGCCCCCATTCCATGCCCGAGGTCTTCTGGCGCGGGAACAGGGCGGTGCCCGGCGCGGCGGCGGCGATGCCGTGGAACAGGGTGACCTCGTCCTCCGCGAAACCGTTGGAGGCGCAGGCCTCGCGCGCGAAGGCGATGTGTCCCGGGTCTCCCTCGACGCCGATCAGGTGCGGCTTGAGGCCCAGGCGCCGGGCGGCGACCCCGGTATTGTTCATCCAGCAGCCCCAGCCGCAGCCCAGCTCGGCCATGGTGAAGCTATCCCGGGCCAGCTCGACCGCGCGCAGGGCGGCACCCCATTCGGCGATGTCGGCATGCCAGTTGGCCGGGATCGGGATGTCCTCGACCTGCCCGGCCCGGTCGCCCAGGATCCCGGGCAGGAACTTGCTGTGGATGACGACGCCGAGGAAGTTGGTCAGATGGCCGTCGCGCGGCTCCAGCCGCGGCGCCGCATGCCGGCGCATGACCTCCTGGGCGTCGAAGCTGGCGTGATAGTGGTGGAAGGGGCTCGACATCCGCCTCCCGGCGAATTCCCCGGATTGCCCGATGGCGCGCACGACCGCGGCGGCGGACCCCATGCGGCGATAATTCTCGATGACGCTCTCGCTCTCCGGCCGCCGGCCGAGCAGCACGTCATAGATCGCCACGATGTCCTCGTGGGAGAGGGGTTGGGTTTTCTTCCACATGCGCTTCCGTCCCTAGCTGTCATCTTCGGCGAAGCCCGCCGGATCGGCCGATCGTTCCCAAGGGACTGTGTTGCCCGGGTTCGCGGCCGGGAAGCAACAAACCAAAGGTTGATATCCATGATCCTGCCCGATTACACCAGGCCGTGGCAACGATTGGGCCGGAAGCGGGGACTCCGGGCCACACATCCTGTTGCAAAGGCGGCGGGGGACTTCGGACAAGGGCTCCGCCGCATGGGGAAATCAGATCACGAAGGGGGAAACGACAGTGACCGGGATAGACAAGTCAAGGCGCGCATTCTTCAAGAGGACCTGCGGCGGTGCCGCGGCGGGGGTCCTCGCCGGCGCCATCCTTCCGGTCGGCACGGCCTTCGCGGCCGGCCCGGCCGCCAGGACCGACCTGACGCCCGACCAGGCGCTCGAACTGCTGAAGGAGGGCAACCGCAACTTCCGCACCGACAGCGCCTACCGGGCCGGCGAGAACCGCGACCGCCGGATCGAGATCGCGCGCGGCCAGACGCCGTTCGCCGTGCTGGTCAGCTGCTCCGACAGCCGCGTGCCGCCCGAGCTGCTGTTCGGCCGGGGCCTGGGGGAACTGTTCATCGTGCGCAACGCGGGCAATACCGTGGACACCTCGGCGCTGGGCAGCATCGAGTACGCGGTGGCGGAACTGGGCGTCCCGCTGGTCGTCGTGATGGGCCACCAGCGGTGCGGCGCGGTCGCCGCCGCGGTGTCGGTGGTGCGCGACAACGCCCGGTACCCCGGCAGCATCGGCAGGATGATCGAGCCGATCATCCCCGCGGTCCTGGCCGTGCGCGACGGGTCCGGCGACATGGTGGAGAACGCGGTCCGGTCCAACGTCCGGCGGATCGTCCGGCGGCTGCGCGAATCGGAGCCGATGCTCCTCGATCCGCTGGAGGCCGGCAAGCTGAAGATCGTCGGCGCGCGCTACGGTCTGGACGACGGCGTGGTGGAGTTCTTCGAGGACGCCTGACGCCCCGGGGATCTCGGCCCGGGGATCTGGCCGGCCTGCCGTCACACGTCGGTGGCGATCAGGCCGGCCAGCGCCGCCTCGTGCCGGTCGGCGATCTCGGCCCTGTCCTGCTCCTCCTCCAGGTTCCGCTGGCCGGAGGACGCGATCATCGCGGCGTGGCGGGCCAGCGCGTCGCGGTGCTCCGGGGTCCGGACGTGGAAGGCCAGCCGCGCGATGGTGTCGAGCAGGTGGATCAGGATGGCGGCCTGCCCGGCGGCGGCCTGCCGGATCTCGTTGAACGAGCGGTCGACCAGCCCGGTGAAGGTGGCGGGGTGAGCGATCAGCCTGACCTTCCCGTCCTCGTCCCGGTGCAGCGCCGGCTCCATGTCGCGCCCCATGGCGAGCGCCAGGGACGCCGCCAGGCGGTCGATCACCGCCACGGCGGTATAGGGATCGTTGATTCCGGGCGACAGCGCGCGCAGCGCCACTTCGACCAGCTGGCGGATGCTGAACTCGATGTCCTGGGTCGGCGTGCGGTCCGCGCCGACCACCACCGCGGCCGCGAGGCCCCGGGCGATCCCGTCGCCGGAGCGGTCGCGCGGGGCGAAGGAGGCGTGGCGGCCCCCGGCCAGCAGGTGCCATCCCGCGCGGAACCGCAGCGTCAGGACGACGTCGTGCTCGCGCGCGAGCGCCACCAGCGCGCCATGGTCGATGGTCTGGACATAGCCTCCCCGGGGCAGGCTGAGGTCGGCGCCGCCGGCGTCCGGGTCGTCCCCGCCGGTGCGCAGGTCTTGCCGGGGGAGCGCGCCCGGCTCCGGCAGGAGGCGCCGCACCACCTCGTCCAGTTCGTCGCCGACCCGGTTGATCACCGTGTCCGAGACGATCGAGCTGGCGAGATGGTGGACGTAGAACAGCAGCAGGAAGATGCAGGCAAGCGACAGGGCCGAGCCGACCGTGATGGCGACGTTGGGCACCTTCTCGGCGTCAAGGTGGTCGTCGACCCGCCGGTAGACCAGCAGCAGGTAGACGATCGTCATCACGAAGAAGCCCAGCGCCGCCTGGGTGCGGCTGTCTCCGATGAAGTTCCGGATCAGGCGCGGCCCGAGCTGGCTGGCCGCCAGGGTCAGCACCACCATGGTGATCGAGATCGCCAGGGTCGCCATGGTGATGATCGACGACAGCAGCGTGGACAGCAGGTCGCTGGCATTCTCCGCCTTGCCGCTGTAGAGCCACCAGACGCGCTCGCGCGAGCCCATCAGGTTGGCGTCGACCCCCAGCGCGAACACCGCCAGGACCAGGGCTCCCACCGTCATCAGCACGGGAACGAACCACAGGTTCGTCCTCAGCCGACCCCAGATGTCGAGCAGGCGGTCGTAGGTCGCGTCTCTGATTTCCAAGGGAACATCCGCTCGGCAGCCGGAACAGGTTCAATTTCGAACACAATCCCGGCAAATCCGTTCCGCCGCGCCCCCTGTTCTTCGGATCGCCCCGGCCCGTCACGCGAACTCGTAGACATCCATCGCCAGCACCCCGAAGGCATGGCCGGCATGGACGCGGGCGCCGCGCGGCTCCGACGCGGCGCCGATCGCCGCGAACAGCGGCATCAGGTGCTCCTCGGTCGGATGGTTGCGTTCCGCGAAGGGAGCCTGCCGGCGGTAGTCCAGCAGATCGGCGGTGCGGCCGTCGCGGATCGCCTCGGCCAGCCACTCGCCGAACCCCGAGACCCAGTCCGGCGCCGGCGCGTCGTGGGCATTGCCCCTGAACTCGTACAGGTTATGGGTGGCGCTGCCCGACGCCAGCACCAGCACGCCCGAGTCCCGCAGCGGGCGGACGGCCTCGCCCAGCGCCAGATGGTCGGCCGGGCCGCCGTCGCGCAGGATCGAGAGCTGGGCGACCGGGACGTCGGCGGCGGGATACATCAGCGACAGCGGCACCCAGGCGCCATGGTCGAGTCCCCGTTCCGGGTCGAGCCCGACCGGCCGCCCCGTCGCGGCCTCCACCCGGCGCGCCGCCTCCGCCGCCATGTCCGGAGCACCCGGAGCGGGATAGCGGATCCGGTGAAGGGCTTCCGGAAAGCCCCGGAAATCGTGGATGGTTCCCGGCGCGGGGCTGGTGCCGACCGCCGGCGCCGCGGTCTCCCAATGGGCGGACACCACCAGGATCGCTTCCGGCCTCCCCAGCCGCTCGCCGTAGCCGCGCAGGAAATCGGCGGCGCCGCCCCGCTCCAGGGCCAGGGTGGGCGAACCGTGCGAGACGAACAGGCTGGGGAAACGGGACATGCCAAGGCTCCGGCAAGGGGGACGATCACATGCCCCCACTATGGACCCGATCATCCGCCGGCATAATCCACCGACCGGTGGATGGACTGTATCGCCGCGTGCAACTATGCCAGCGGCGCGCAGCGGAACGGGCGCACCTCGATCTTCTGCCAGACATTGCCGGTGACGTAGGGGTCGCGGGCCAGCCAGGCATCCACCGCCGCCCGGTCGGGCATCTCCACGATGCAGGAGGAGCCGATCATGCGCCCCTCGTCGTCCAGGATGGCGCCGCCGACGATCATGCTGCCGTCCGCCTTCATGGCGCGGGCGGCCTCGATATGGGCCTCGCGGACCGCCATGCGCCGGTCCAGCGCCGCTTCGTCGGTCCCGTCATAGGCGATCACCAGGAACTGCATCTTCCTTCTCCTCCCGATTCGATTGCTTGCCGGCCCAGCATAGGCCGGCCGCCGCGGAAACCGGCCTGCCGCATGGCAGACTTGCGCTCCGCGCAGTTCTACGGGGTTGCGGCCGGTTGGTCGTCCGGAGCGATGCGGGCATAGTGTCGCACAGGCATCCTTCACGCCGCCTCCCTTTCCCGCAGAGACCCGGCAGTCCTTTCCATTGGCTTTCTTCAGCACCCGCCTGTTCCCGTCCAAGCTTTCCGTCACGGTGGAGGGGGCGCTGTGGATGGTCACGGCGGCGGCCCTGTTC contains:
- the amt gene encoding ammonium transporter, which encodes MLAVLSSSVLQAGPALAQAADTAGDLAARLAAVETFQTNLNYVWVMAAAALVMLMQVGFLLLEAGLVRSKNSVNVAQKNLVDFVLAVGIFGMVGFALMFGADQAGLIGWSTGMMLFNHSSDWDYAFFIFQLVFCGTAATIVSGAVAERMRFGSYLWATVFVSAVIYPVFGHWAWGNLLDTGNHAFLGSQGFIDFAGSTVVHSIGGWVALAAVIVMGPRIGRFDRHGRPVKIHGHSPVLATSGALILWVGWIGFNGGSTLAGTPQFAHIVFNTIVSGAMGGLSGMFAGRLVDHNWRVDRVINGVLGGLVGITAGCDAVTSGGAVFIGLSSGLVVLVAGELLERVFKLDDAVGAVPVHGVCGAWGTLMTAFFAASDKLPAGDALSQFLIQAQGVAVAFAWGFGVSYLFFRLLNSNLAGGMRVSREEELLGLNEAEHGATLGTGQLLNNMLALSRGGADLKVRLEEGSGDEASELAYAYNRLIDNIEAIVGGVADGARDLSRAADGLMALSSDLAAQAHDATAKAASVSRSTGTMAEDMVRITDAVGGVRANADSIDRSAASMSAHIEAAAADTRRVTERIFSIETGMAAARQVVERAMDQAGRASSTVDQLSVAAGAIGDVLRLIREIAGQTNLLALNATIEAARAGEAGKGFAVVAQEVKNLAGQTARAVEDIEGKVGAIQGEAGEAVSVIRTITEVVGTLDEAVRSVSAALAEQADAAQHIAESMANASGESSNVAGSIGEVAEAARGALAIAETAASDSSRVTAEVQAMRGAAEATNVRADQLAATAAAIGGIAQRLRELVGTLVAEPGSVARPALAPPAMAQAAE
- a CDS encoding carbonic anhydrase, whose amino-acid sequence is MTGIDKSRRAFFKRTCGGAAAGVLAGAILPVGTAFAAGPAARTDLTPDQALELLKEGNRNFRTDSAYRAGENRDRRIEIARGQTPFAVLVSCSDSRVPPELLFGRGLGELFIVRNAGNTVDTSALGSIEYAVAELGVPLVVVMGHQRCGAVAAAVSVVRDNARYPGSIGRMIEPIIPAVLAVRDGSGDMVENAVRSNVRRIVRRLRESEPMLLDPLEAGKLKIVGARYGLDDGVVEFFEDA
- a CDS encoding DUF2254 domain-containing protein is translated as MEIRDATYDRLLDIWGRLRTNLWFVPVLMTVGALVLAVFALGVDANLMGSRERVWWLYSGKAENASDLLSTLLSSIITMATLAISITMVVLTLAASQLGPRLIRNFIGDSRTQAALGFFVMTIVYLLLVYRRVDDHLDAEKVPNVAITVGSALSLACIFLLLFYVHHLASSIVSDTVINRVGDELDEVVRRLLPEPGALPRQDLRTGGDDPDAGGADLSLPRGGYVQTIDHGALVALAREHDVVLTLRFRAGWHLLAGGRHASFAPRDRSGDGIARGLAAAVVVGADRTPTQDIEFSIRQLVEVALRALSPGINDPYTAVAVIDRLAASLALAMGRDMEPALHRDEDGKVRLIAHPATFTGLVDRSFNEIRQAAAGQAAILIHLLDTIARLAFHVRTPEHRDALARHAAMIASSGQRNLEEEQDRAEIADRHEAALAGLIATDV
- a CDS encoding DODA-type extradiol aromatic ring-opening family dioxygenase, which codes for MSRFPSLFVSHGSPTLALERGGAADFLRGYGERLGRPEAILVVSAHWETAAPAVGTSPAPGTIHDFRGFPEALHRIRYPAPGAPDMAAEAARRVEAATGRPVGLDPERGLDHGAWVPLSLMYPAADVPVAQLSILRDGGPADHLALGEAVRPLRDSGVLVLASGSATHNLYEFRGNAHDAPAPDWVSGFGEWLAEAIRDGRTADLLDYRRQAPFAERNHPTEEHLMPLFAAIGAASEPRGARVHAGHAFGVLAMDVYEFA
- a CDS encoding YciI family protein is translated as MQFLVIAYDGTDEAALDRRMAVREAHIEAARAMKADGSMIVGGAILDDEGRMIGSSCIVEMPDRAAVDAWLARDPYVTGNVWQKIEVRPFRCAPLA